In Thermoplasmata archaeon, the genomic stretch ATCCGCGCGGACGCGCCTCACGATCCGGGGGACGTCGCGCGGGCTCTCCGCCGACCGTTCGCCGCCGGGACGAAGCTGCTGATCGTCGACGGCTACGGCGACGTCGCCGAGCCAATCGTCGAGGCGTTCGCCGCATTCCTGGGCGAGGCCGCCGGGACGCGGGGCGAAAGTCCTGCTGCTCGCGCAGGAGTCCACGCCCGCCTATTGCCGATTCTACTCGAAGAAGGACACCGACACAGGGACCGTCATGGAGCGCCACCTTCGTGGCCTCGGCGTCGACGACTGCCGCGCGATGCTCGGCAATCCCGCGATCGACGAAGAGGCGTTGCGCCGCGTCTTCCTCCTGACGAGAGGGTGTCCCTTGTTCTTGCGCGCGGTCCGCGAAGGCGACGAGGCGACGTTGCGGACGAACAGCCGCTTTACGAAGGCGGAAATCGGCCTGCTCCTCTACTCCGGCGGATCCGCGGCCGGAAGCGGCCCGAGCTGATCGATCGAGTCCATCATGCGGTCCGCATAGCCTTTCGTCCCCGCTTTCTTGCGGAGCGCGAACAGGATCTGGATCATCTCGCCCTCGTCCCCGCGCACCGCGACCGCTTGTGCGGTGCACTCGACCGGCATTCCGTCGTGGGCGCGGAGCCGGAGGTCTTTCGGCGCCAAGGCGGGGCCGCCTCGTTCCCGGGTCCACGCGACGCTCGCCTCCGCGTCGGAGATGTCGAAGACATCGTGCATTCGACGACCGCGGACTTCGGACGATTGCCAACCGAGGAGCGCCTCCGCACCGCCGTCGAGGTAAAGGATACGCTGGTCTCGGTCCACCGCGACGAGGCCGTCCGCGAGGGCGGACACGAGCGCGTCGAGCCGCCGTCGTTCGAGGTCGAGTTGGACGGCGAGCTTCGCCCCGTCGAGCGCGATCGCGACCTGGGCGGCGACCCCTTGGACGATGTTGATCTCCTTCGAGGTGAAGAGGTGCGGACTGCGCGTGTCGTCGAGCCAGAGGATCCCGAGGAATCGGCCACGCGCCGCGAGCGGCACCACGAGCGCGGACCGAAGGCCGAGCCGCTTCTGTAGGAGCGGGGGCAACGCCGTCTCCCGGGAGGGTGCCTTCAGGAGCGCGGGGAGCCGAAGCGAAATGAGTCGCTGCGCGAGCCGCGGGACCTCCGCTTCCGCGATCGTCAGCCCGTCGAAGGCGGTCGTGTGCCCGCCGGGCACGAACGACGAGATCGTCCGGAACTCCCGGACGGACGGATCGTAGCTCAGGATCGCGCAGCGGTCCACGCGGACGAGGCCGGGCATCACGCGCACGATCGAGGCGAGCAGTTCGTCCGTGTCCGTGAGCCCGCCGACCATCTCCGCGACGCCGATCAGCGCGGCGAGGATCTGCGTCTCGCCAATTTCCTCCGGGTCCGACACATCCTGCCCATGCGGGCGGACGCGATAAGAACGTTTGCGGGTGGTTATCACTGGGGGGGCGCGCCGCGTAAACCGTATAGAGCGAGGCCACCTACCCGGCCTCGTGGCCTCGACCCGCACGCTCCTCGGCGTCCTCGGACTCGCGTTCGCGGTCGTCGGTATCGTCGTCGCGTGGATCGTCGACCGCCTCGCCGGCATGGCGTTCCTCATCGTCGGGGCCTTTCTCCTCATCCTCCCGTTCACCCGGCCGCGCGACGAGTGAATGAACGCTTAATAGGCAGGTCGACGTCCGTGCCCCCGTGTACCGCGTCTTCCAGATTCCGGTGGCCCACGCGCCGAAGGCGGACGCCCTGTGGAAGGACGACCTCGTGAGCCGCCAGAGCGTCACGGCGCGGGACGCGAAGAGCCTCGGGTTGCCTGGCGACGACCGCTACGTGATCGTGGAAGGGAGCGACGCGGGCATCGCGCGGGCGATCGATCTGCTGAAGGACGTCGCGCGGCCGCTCGGAGGCGCGGAAGCGGAGCGCGTCTACGCACGATTCCGGGCCCAGGACGAGGACGCGGCCACCGGGATGGGGCTCCTGTTCGGGCCGTGAGCTCAGACGGCCACGCGGCTCTCGACGGTCGGGAGCGCCGCGCCCCGCGGGAGCGGGTCGAGTTCCCGCTCGAGCCATGCGATCATCCGGGCGCTCACGGTCCGAGGATCCGCGAAGACGAGCAGGATGCCGCTCCGCATCGCGGCCTCCTCGTGGAGGTCATCGACGAACCGGAGTGCCCGCTCGAGTCCCGCGTGGAGGATCAGCGATTCGAGGCAGTCGAGGACGAGGATCCCGGGGCCTCGCTCGTCGAAGAACGTCGTCGCCGCGGTC encodes the following:
- a CDS encoding DUF835 domain-containing protein; the protein is MRPGLGYLAHDPGEIAVPFVRSLAAAHTPFLWITSRSVDTAPEGGDLLRVTTLRGGIATADPRRLQDLKTAATTFFDERGPGILVLDCLESLILHAGLERALRFVDDLHEEAAMRSGILLVFADPRTVSARMIAWLERELDPLPRGAALPTVESRVAV
- a CDS encoding GAF domain-containing protein, with the translated sequence MSDPEEIGETQILAALIGVAEMVGGLTDTDELLASIVRVMPGLVRVDRCAILSYDPSVREFRTISSFVPGGHTTAFDGLTIAEAEVPRLAQRLISLRLPALLKAPSRETALPPLLQKRLGLRSALVVPLAARGRFLGILWLDDTRSPHLFTSKEINIVQGVAAQVAIALDGAKLAVQLDLERRRLDALVSALADGLVAVDRDQRILYLDGGAEALLGWQSSEVRGRRMHDVFDISDAEASVAWTRERGGPALAPKDLRLRAHDGMPVECTAQAVAVRGDEGEMIQILFALRKKAGTKGYADRMMDSIDQLGPLPAADPPE